A section of the Bacillus pumilus genome encodes:
- the rpsL gene encoding 30S ribosomal protein S12 yields MPTINQLIRKGRVSKVENSKSPALNKGYNSFKKEHTNVTSPQKRGVCTRVGTMTPKKPNSALRKYARVRLSNLIEVTAYIPGIGHNLQEHSVVLIRGGRVKDLPGVRYHIVRGALDTAGVDGRMQGRSKYGTKRPKQSK; encoded by the coding sequence ATGCCTACAATTAATCAGCTAATACGCAAAGGACGCGTGAGTAAAGTTGAAAACTCAAAGTCTCCTGCACTTAACAAAGGATACAACAGTTTCAAAAAAGAGCACACTAACGTAACATCTCCACAGAAGCGCGGGGTTTGTACTCGTGTCGGCACAATGACACCGAAAAAACCAAACTCAGCACTACGTAAATATGCTCGTGTACGTTTGTCTAACCTGATTGAGGTAACAGCTTACATTCCTGGTATCGGACATAATCTACAAGAGCACAGTGTAGTACTTATCCGTGGCGGACGTGTAAAAGACTTACCGGGTGTACGTTACCACATCGTTCGTGGTGCGCTTGATACTGCCGGAGTTGACGGTCGTATGCAAGGACGTTCTAAATACGGAACAAAACGCCCTAAACAAAGCAAATAA
- the rpsG gene encoding 30S ribosomal protein S7 has translation MPRKGPVAKRDVLPDPIYNSKLVSRLINKMMIDGKRGKSQTILYKSFDIIKERTGNEAMEVFEQALKNIMPVLEVKARRVGGANYQVPVEVRPDRRTTLGLRWLVNYARLRGEKTMEERLANEILDAANNTGAAVKKREDTHKMAEANKAFAHYRW, from the coding sequence ATGCCACGTAAAGGTCCTGTAGCAAAAAGAGACGTATTGCCAGATCCAATTTACAATTCTAAACTTGTATCTCGTTTGATCAACAAAATGATGATCGACGGTAAAAGAGGAAAGTCACAAACTATTCTCTACAAGTCATTTGATATCATCAAAGAACGTACTGGTAATGAAGCGATGGAGGTTTTCGAACAAGCCTTGAAAAACATCATGCCAGTTCTTGAAGTTAAAGCACGTCGTGTAGGTGGAGCTAACTACCAAGTTCCTGTAGAAGTTCGCCCAGACCGTCGTACGACTTTAGGTCTTCGCTGGTTAGTAAACTACGCTCGTCTTCGTGGAGAAAAAACGATGGAAGAGCGTCTTGCTAACGAAATCCTTGATGCAGCTAACAACACTGGTGCTGCTGTTAAGAAACGTGAAGATACACACAAAATGGCAGAAGCGAACAAAGCATTCGCTCACTACCGCTGGTAG
- the fusA gene encoding elongation factor G, with the protein MAREFSLDKTRNIGIMAHIDAGKTTTTERILYYTGRIHKIGETHEGASQMDWMEQEQERGITITSAATTAQWKGYRVNIIDTPGHVDFTVEVERSLRVLDGAVAVLDAQSGVEPQTETVWRQATTYGVPRIVFVNKMDKTGADFLYSVSTLRDRLQANAHAIQLPIGAEDQFEGIIDLVDNVAYFYEDDLGTRSDAQEIPAEYKDKAEELRNSLIEAVAELDEELMEKYLEGEEITIPELKAAIRKGTLNVEFYPVLVGSAFKNKGVQLVLDAVLDYLPAPTDVAAIKGILPDSNEEVVRESTDDAPFSALAFKVMTDPYVGKLTFFRVYSGTLASGSYVKNSSKNKRERVGRILQMHANSREEISTVYAGDIAAAVGLKDTSTGDTLCDEKDTVILESMEFPEPVIDVAIEPKSKADQDKMGIALAKLAEEDPTFRTQTNPETGQTIISGMGELHLDIIVDRMKREFKVEANVGAPQVAYRETFRSGAKVEGKFVRQSGGRGQFGHVWIEFEPNEEGAGFEFENAIVGGVVPREYIPAIQAGLEDSLENGVLAGFPLIDIKAKLFDGSYHDVDSNEMAFKIAASMALKNAVSKCNPVLLEPMMKVEVVIPEEYMGDIMGDITSRRGRVEGMEARGNAQVVRAMVPLSEMFGYATSLRSNTQGRGTFTMHMDHYEEVPKSISEEIIKKNKGE; encoded by the coding sequence ATGGCAAGAGAGTTCTCCTTAGACAAAACTCGTAATATTGGTATCATGGCTCACATCGATGCCGGTAAAACGACAACGACTGAGCGTATCTTATACTACACTGGTCGTATCCATAAAATTGGTGAAACTCACGAAGGAGCTTCCCAAATGGACTGGATGGAGCAGGAGCAAGAACGTGGTATTACAATCACTTCTGCTGCTACTACAGCACAATGGAAAGGTTACCGTGTAAACATCATTGATACACCAGGACACGTAGACTTCACTGTTGAAGTTGAACGTTCTTTACGTGTACTTGATGGTGCGGTAGCAGTTCTTGATGCACAATCAGGTGTAGAGCCTCAAACTGAAACAGTTTGGCGCCAAGCAACAACTTACGGAGTACCTCGTATCGTATTCGTTAACAAAATGGATAAAACCGGTGCGGACTTCCTTTACTCTGTAAGTACATTAAGAGATCGTCTTCAAGCGAACGCTCATGCAATTCAATTGCCGATCGGCGCTGAAGATCAATTCGAAGGAATCATCGACCTTGTAGATAACGTAGCATACTTCTACGAAGATGACCTTGGAACTCGCTCTGATGCACAAGAAATCCCTGCTGAGTATAAAGACAAAGCTGAAGAGCTTCGTAACAGCCTTATTGAAGCTGTCGCTGAGCTTGATGAAGAGCTTATGGAAAAATACCTTGAGGGTGAAGAAATTACAATTCCTGAATTGAAGGCTGCAATCCGTAAAGGAACGTTGAATGTTGAATTCTACCCAGTTCTTGTTGGATCTGCTTTCAAAAACAAAGGTGTTCAGCTTGTACTTGATGCTGTGCTTGATTACCTTCCTGCACCAACTGATGTTGCTGCAATCAAAGGTATCCTGCCAGATTCAAATGAAGAGGTTGTTCGTGAGTCTACTGATGACGCACCATTCTCAGCTCTTGCATTTAAAGTTATGACTGACCCTTATGTTGGGAAACTAACTTTCTTCCGCGTATACTCTGGAACACTTGCTTCAGGTTCATACGTGAAGAACTCTTCTAAGAACAAGCGTGAGCGTGTTGGACGTATCCTTCAAATGCACGCAAACAGCCGTGAAGAAATCTCTACTGTATATGCAGGGGATATCGCAGCAGCTGTTGGTCTTAAAGATACATCTACTGGTGACACTCTTTGTGATGAGAAAGATACTGTTATCCTTGAGTCTATGGAATTCCCAGAGCCAGTTATCGATGTAGCTATCGAGCCTAAATCAAAGGCTGACCAAGATAAAATGGGTATCGCTTTAGCTAAACTAGCTGAAGAGGATCCAACATTCCGTACACAAACAAACCCTGAAACTGGTCAAACGATCATCTCTGGTATGGGTGAGCTTCACCTTGATATCATTGTTGACCGTATGAAGCGTGAGTTCAAGGTTGAAGCTAACGTAGGAGCTCCTCAAGTTGCGTACCGTGAAACATTCCGTTCTGGTGCAAAAGTTGAAGGTAAATTCGTACGTCAGTCTGGTGGACGTGGTCAGTTCGGACACGTTTGGATCGAATTCGAACCAAACGAAGAAGGCGCAGGCTTCGAATTTGAAAATGCAATCGTCGGTGGGGTTGTTCCACGTGAATACATTCCAGCAATTCAAGCAGGTCTTGAAGATTCACTTGAAAATGGTGTATTAGCTGGATTCCCATTAATCGACATCAAAGCAAAATTATTTGATGGATCTTACCACGATGTTGACTCGAACGAAATGGCGTTTAAAATTGCTGCATCTATGGCATTGAAAAATGCTGTCAGCAAATGTAACCCAGTTCTACTTGAGCCAATGATGAAAGTGGAAGTCGTTATCCCTGAAGAATACATGGGAGACATCATGGGTGATATCACATCTCGTCGTGGACGTGTAGAAGGAATGGAAGCTCGCGGTAACGCCCAAGTTGTTCGCGCAATGGTTCCACTTTCTGAAATGTTCGGATATGCAACTTCACTCCGTTCTAACACACAAGGACGCGGTACTTTCACTATGCACATGGATCACTACGAAGAAGTGCCTAAGAGCATCAGTGAAGAAATCATCAAAAAAAATAAAGGTGAATAA
- the tuf gene encoding elongation factor Tu, with product MAKEKFDRSKSHANIGTIGHVDHGKTTLTAAISTVLHKKSGKGTAMAYDQIDGAPEERERGITISTAHVEYETETRHYAHVDCPGHADYVKNMITGAAQMDGAILVVSAADGPMPQTREHILLSRNVGVPYIVVFLNKCDMVDDEELLELVEMEVRDLLSDYDFPGDDVPVIKGSALKALEGDADYEAKIFELMDAVDEYIPTPERDTEKPFMMPVEDVFSITGRGTVATGRVERGQVKVGDEVEIIGLQEENGKTTVTGVEMFRKLLDYAEAGDNIGALLRGVSREDIQRGQVLAKPGTITPHSRFKAEVYVLSKEEGGRHTPFFANYRPQFYFRTTDVTGIVHLPEGTEMVMPGDNTEMEVELISTIAIEEGTRFSIREGGRTVGSGVVSSIIK from the coding sequence ATGGCTAAAGAAAAATTCGACCGTTCCAAATCGCATGCTAACATTGGTACAATTGGACACGTTGACCATGGTAAAACAACTCTAACTGCTGCTATCTCAACAGTTCTTCATAAGAAATCTGGTAAAGGTACGGCTATGGCTTATGACCAAATCGATGGTGCTCCAGAAGAGCGCGAGCGTGGAATCACAATCTCAACTGCACACGTTGAGTATGAAACTGAAACTCGTCACTATGCACACGTAGACTGCCCAGGACACGCTGACTATGTTAAAAACATGATCACTGGTGCTGCTCAAATGGACGGCGCGATCTTAGTAGTATCTGCTGCTGATGGTCCAATGCCACAAACACGTGAGCACATCCTACTTTCTCGTAACGTAGGTGTACCTTACATCGTAGTATTCCTTAACAAATGTGACATGGTTGACGATGAAGAGTTACTTGAACTTGTTGAAATGGAAGTTCGTGACCTTCTTTCTGACTATGACTTCCCTGGTGACGATGTTCCAGTTATCAAAGGTTCTGCTCTTAAAGCTCTTGAAGGAGATGCTGATTACGAAGCAAAAATCTTTGAACTTATGGACGCGGTTGATGAGTACATCCCAACTCCAGAACGTGACACTGAGAAGCCATTCATGATGCCAGTTGAGGACGTATTCTCAATCACTGGTCGTGGAACAGTTGCTACTGGTCGTGTTGAGCGTGGACAAGTTAAAGTCGGTGACGAAGTTGAAATCATCGGTCTTCAAGAAGAAAACGGTAAAACAACTGTTACAGGTGTTGAAATGTTCCGTAAGCTTCTTGACTATGCTGAAGCTGGTGACAACATCGGTGCACTACTTCGTGGTGTATCTCGTGAAGATATCCAACGTGGTCAAGTACTTGCTAAACCAGGTACAATCACTCCACATAGCCGTTTCAAAGCTGAAGTTTATGTACTTTCTAAAGAAGAGGGTGGACGTCATACTCCATTCTTCGCTAACTACCGTCCGCAGTTCTACTTCCGTACAACTGACGTAACTGGTATCGTACATCTTCCAGAAGGTACTGAAATGGTTATGCCTGGCGATAACACTGAGATGGAAGTTGAACTTATCTCTACTATCGCTATCGAAGAAGGAACTCGTTTCTCTATCCGTGAGGGTGGACGTACTGTAGGTTCTGGCGTCGTTTCATCTATCATTAAGTAA
- a CDS encoding alpha/beta fold hydrolase: MAKTYLKKWLIGGVDQWIMIKEDHTSEAKPVLLFVHGGPGSAQISYINSFHEELNRDFTVVHWDQRGAGLSYQNNLPNTSMTIQQFIEDTIELTEKILSYLGQSKLYIAGYSWGSLIAIQAVHKRPDLYHAYYGISQVVDVLKEDIVSYDLLLKKYHRNRLFAWCLRLLTPPPWKRLSAHALFSLYKELGSVGLTHKWKPLLQMLHSFIFSKEYQLKDKWKFLKGQKFSQDMLWDELMNESIEYRVSTILIPCYFIIGEYDMITPAAVSKPYVEQLKAPIKEWFTFKESAHSPHLEEPEEFIRTIKKTAVHHLQGKLDL, from the coding sequence ATGGCGAAGACATATTTGAAGAAATGGTTAATCGGTGGAGTTGACCAATGGATTATGATCAAAGAAGATCATACTAGTGAAGCGAAGCCTGTTCTATTATTTGTACACGGTGGACCAGGTTCTGCTCAAATCAGTTATATTAATTCGTTTCATGAGGAGCTTAATCGAGATTTTACAGTGGTTCATTGGGATCAACGAGGAGCAGGACTTTCCTATCAAAACAATCTCCCCAATACGTCCATGACCATTCAGCAATTTATTGAAGATACGATTGAACTGACAGAGAAAATCCTTTCATATCTAGGTCAATCAAAATTGTACATCGCCGGATATTCATGGGGGTCATTAATCGCCATACAAGCAGTACATAAACGCCCAGATCTTTATCATGCGTATTATGGAATTAGTCAGGTGGTAGATGTTTTAAAAGAAGATATTGTGTCGTACGACCTTCTCTTGAAAAAATATCACCGAAATCGGCTGTTTGCTTGGTGTCTGCGATTACTGACGCCTCCTCCGTGGAAACGATTATCGGCTCATGCTCTATTCTCTCTATATAAAGAGCTTGGGAGCGTAGGTCTCACACATAAGTGGAAGCCGCTCCTTCAAATGCTACACAGTTTTATTTTTAGTAAAGAATATCAGCTCAAAGATAAGTGGAAGTTCCTGAAAGGACAGAAATTTAGCCAGGACATGCTATGGGATGAATTGATGAATGAGAGCATTGAATACCGAGTTTCTACTATATTAATACCTTGTTACTTTATCATTGGTGAATATGACATGATTACACCAGCTGCTGTATCAAAACCATATGTTGAGCAATTAAAAGCGCCAATCAAAGAATGGTTCACCTTTAAAGAATCTGCACATTCCCCGCATCTAGAAGAACCAGAAGAATTTATTCGCACCATCAAAAAGACTGCTGTACATCATCTTCAGGGAAAGCTTGATTTATAG
- the rpsJ gene encoding 30S ribosomal protein S10 encodes MAKQKIRIRLKAYDHRILDQSAEKIVETAKRSGASVSGPIPLPTEKSVYTILRAVHKYKDSREQFEMRTHKRLIDIVNPTPQTVDALMRLDLPSGVDIEIKL; translated from the coding sequence ATGGCAAAACAAAAAATTCGTATTCGTTTAAAAGCATATGATCATAGAATTCTTGATCAATCTGCTGAGAAGATTGTTGAAACGGCTAAGCGTTCTGGTGCTAGTGTATCTGGTCCAATCCCGCTTCCAACTGAAAAATCAGTTTACACAATCCTTCGTGCGGTGCATAAGTACAAAGATTCTCGTGAGCAATTTGAGATGCGTACTCACAAACGTCTAATCGACATCGTGAATCCAACTCCACAAACAGTTGATGCACTTATGCGTTTAGATTTACCATCTGGTGTAGATATCGAAATCAAACTTTAA
- the rplC gene encoding 50S ribosomal protein L3: MTKGILGRKIGMTQVFAENGDLIPVTVVEAAANVVLQKKTTDTDGYEAIQIGFDDKREKLSNKPEKGHVAKAETAPKRFVKELRGAELDAYEVGQEVKVDIFANGDIVDVTGTSKGKGFQGAIKRHGQSRGPMTHGSRYHRRPGSMGPVDPNRVFKGKLLPGRMGGEQITVQNLEIVKVDAERNLLLIKGNVPGAKKSLVTVKSAVKSK; the protein is encoded by the coding sequence ATGACCAAAGGAATCTTAGGTAGAAAAATTGGTATGACGCAAGTATTCGCAGAAAACGGTGATCTTATCCCTGTAACTGTTGTTGAGGCTGCTGCTAACGTTGTCCTTCAAAAGAAGACTACTGACACGGATGGCTATGAAGCAATCCAAATCGGTTTTGACGACAAACGTGAAAAGCTTTCTAACAAACCAGAAAAGGGCCACGTTGCTAAAGCGGAAACTGCTCCTAAGCGCTTCGTAAAAGAATTACGCGGTGCGGAGTTAGATGCGTATGAAGTTGGTCAGGAAGTCAAAGTTGATATTTTCGCAAATGGAGATATCGTAGATGTAACAGGAACATCAAAAGGTAAAGGATTCCAAGGGGCTATCAAGCGCCACGGACAATCACGCGGACCTATGACTCACGGTTCACGTTATCACCGTCGTCCTGGTTCAATGGGACCTGTTGATCCAAACCGAGTATTCAAAGGCAAACTTCTTCCAGGTCGTATGGGCGGAGAGCAAATCACTGTCCAAAACCTTGAGATCGTTAAAGTTGATGCAGAACGCAATCTTCTATTGATCAAAGGAAATGTACCAGGAGCTAAAAAATCTCTAGTAACTGTAAAGAGTGCAGTTAAATCTAAATAA
- the rplD gene encoding 50S ribosomal protein L4, which yields MPKVALFNQNGSTNGEIELNASVFGIEPNESVVFDAILMQRASLRQGTHKVKTRSEVRGGGRKPWRQKGTGRARQGSIRSPQWRGGGIVFGPTPRSYSYKLPKKVRRLAIKSVLSSKVIDNNIIVLEDLTLDAVKTKEFAGILKGLSVEKKALIVTADANETVALSARNIPGVTVVEANGINVLDVVNHEKLLITKAAVEKVEEGLA from the coding sequence ATGCCAAAAGTAGCATTATTTAACCAAAACGGTTCTACTAACGGTGAAATCGAATTAAACGCTTCTGTGTTTGGAATTGAGCCAAACGAAAGCGTAGTATTCGATGCTATTCTTATGCAAAGAGCTTCCTTACGTCAAGGAACTCACAAAGTAAAAACTCGTTCTGAAGTACGTGGCGGAGGTCGTAAGCCTTGGAGACAGAAGGGTACTGGTCGTGCTCGTCAAGGTTCTATCCGTTCACCACAATGGCGCGGAGGCGGTATCGTATTCGGTCCAACACCACGCAGCTATTCTTATAAATTACCTAAAAAAGTTCGCCGCTTGGCTATCAAGTCAGTATTGTCTTCTAAAGTAATCGACAACAACATCATCGTTCTTGAAGATCTGACTCTTGATGCAGTGAAAACGAAAGAATTCGCAGGCATCCTTAAAGGATTATCTGTCGAGAAGAAAGCGTTGATCGTCACTGCGGATGCAAACGAAACAGTTGCTTTATCTGCTCGTAACATCCCTGGAGTAACAGTTGTTGAAGCTAACGGTATCAACGTTCTTGACGTTGTCAACCACGAGAAACTTCTGATCACTAAAGCAGCGGTTGAAAAAGTAGAGGAGGGACTTGCATAA
- the rplW gene encoding 50S ribosomal protein L23: protein MKDPRDVLKRPIITERSADLMTEKKYTFEVDVRANKTEVKDAVEEIFGVKVEKVNVQNYKGKSKRVGRYTGMTSRRRKAIVKLTADSKEIEIFEA, encoded by the coding sequence ATGAAAGATCCTCGTGATGTTCTAAAGCGCCCTATCATTACTGAACGTTCTGCTGATCTAATGACAGAGAAGAAGTACACGTTCGAAGTTGATGTCAGAGCTAACAAAACAGAAGTGAAAGATGCTGTTGAAGAAATCTTTGGAGTGAAAGTTGAGAAAGTCAACGTTCAAAACTACAAAGGGAAATCTAAACGCGTTGGACGCTACACTGGTATGACTAGCCGTCGCAGAAAAGCGATCGTGAAATTAACTGCTGACAGCAAAGAAATCGAAATTTTTGAAGCGTAA
- the rplB gene encoding 50S ribosomal protein L2: MAIKKYKPTSNGRRGMTTSDFAEITTDKPEKSLLAPLHRKGGRNNQGRLTVRHQGGGHKRQYRIIDFKRDKDGIPGRVATIEYDPNRSANIALVNYADGEKRYILAPKGIQVGTEVTSGPEADIKPGNALPLINIPVGTVVHNIELKPGKGGQLVRSAGTSAQVLGKEGKYVLVRLNSGEVRMILSACRATIGQVGNEQHELINIGKAGRSRWKGVRPTVRGSVMNPNDHPHGGGEGRAPIGRKSPMSPWGKPTLGFKTRKKTNKSDKFIVRRRKNK, from the coding sequence ATGGCGATTAAAAAGTATAAACCAACCAGTAATGGTCGTCGTGGCATGACTACTTCAGATTTTGCTGAAATCACGACTGACAAACCAGAAAAATCGTTGCTTGCACCGCTTCACAGAAAAGGCGGACGTAACAACCAAGGTAGATTGACTGTTCGTCATCAAGGTGGCGGTCATAAACGTCAATACCGTATCATCGACTTTAAGCGTGATAAAGACGGTATACCTGGACGCGTTGCTACAATCGAGTATGATCCAAACCGTTCAGCGAACATCGCTCTTGTAAACTATGCAGATGGTGAGAAACGTTACATTCTTGCTCCGAAAGGAATCCAAGTTGGTACTGAAGTTACTTCTGGACCAGAAGCTGACATCAAGCCAGGTAACGCACTTCCACTTATCAACATCCCAGTTGGTACAGTTGTGCATAACATTGAATTAAAACCAGGTAAAGGTGGACAATTAGTTCGTTCTGCTGGTACTTCTGCTCAAGTTCTTGGTAAAGAAGGTAAATACGTTCTTGTACGTTTGAACTCAGGAGAAGTTCGTATGATTCTTTCTGCTTGCCGTGCGACTATCGGTCAAGTTGGAAACGAGCAACACGAATTAATTAACATCGGTAAAGCTGGACGTTCACGCTGGAAAGGCGTACGCCCAACAGTTCGTGGTTCTGTAATGAACCCTAACGATCACCCACACGGTGGTGGTGAAGGACGCGCTCCAATCGGACGTAAATCACCAATGTCTCCATGGGGCAAACCGACTCTTGGATTCAAGACTCGTAAGAAAACCAACAAGTCTGATAAATTCATTGTACGTCGTCGTAAAAACAAGTAA
- the rpsS gene encoding 30S ribosomal protein S19, giving the protein MARSLKKGPFVDDHLMAKVEKLNETDKKQVVKTWSRRSTIFPQFIGHTIAVYDGRKHVPVFISEDMVGHKLGEFAPSRTYKGHASDDKKTRR; this is encoded by the coding sequence ATGGCTCGCAGCTTAAAAAAAGGACCATTTGTTGATGATCATTTGATGGCTAAAGTCGAGAAATTGAATGAAACTGACAAAAAGCAAGTCGTAAAAACTTGGTCTCGTCGTTCTACAATTTTCCCACAATTCATCGGTCACACAATCGCTGTCTATGACGGACGCAAACATGTACCTGTTTTCATTTCTGAAGATATGGTAGGTCACAAATTGGGCGAATTCGCACCAAGCCGTACTTACAAAGGTCATGCTAGTGACGATAAAAAAACAAGACGCTAA
- the rplV gene encoding 50S ribosomal protein L22: MQAKAVARTVRIAPRKARLVMDLIRGKQVGEAVSILNLTPKAASPIIEKVLKSAIANAEHNYELDANSLVITQAFVDEGPTLKRFRPRAMGRASAINKRTSHITIVVSEKKEG, translated from the coding sequence ATGCAAGCTAAAGCTGTCGCAAGAACAGTCCGTATTGCTCCTCGTAAAGCACGTCTAGTAATGGACCTGATCCGAGGTAAGCAAGTAGGAGAAGCAGTTTCTATCTTAAACCTTACACCTAAGGCTGCTTCACCAATTATTGAAAAAGTATTAAAATCTGCTATCGCAAACGCTGAGCACAACTACGAGTTGGACGCTAACAGCCTAGTGATTACTCAAGCATTCGTTGACGAAGGTCCAACACTTAAGAGATTCCGTCCACGTGCTATGGGTCGTGCGAGCGCAATTAACAAACGTACTAGCCACATTACAATCGTTGTATCAGAAAAGAAGGAGGGATAA
- the rpsC gene encoding 30S ribosomal protein S3 produces the protein MGQKVNPVGLRIGVIRDWESKWFAGKDYADFLHEDLKIREFISKRLSDASVSKVEIERAANRVNITIHTAKPGMVIGKGGSEVEALRKALNSLTGKRVHINILEIKRADLDAQLVAENIARQLENRISFRRAQKQTIQRTMRAGAQGIKTMVSGRLGGADIARSEYYSEGTVPLHTLRADIDYATAEADTTYGKLGVKVWIYRGEVLPTKKNTAEGGK, from the coding sequence GTGGGTCAAAAGGTAAATCCAGTAGGTCTTCGTATTGGCGTCATTCGTGATTGGGAATCTAAATGGTTCGCAGGAAAAGATTACGCTGACTTCTTACATGAAGACTTGAAAATCCGTGAATTCATCAGCAAGCGTTTGTCTGACGCGTCTGTTTCTAAAGTAGAAATCGAACGTGCTGCAAACCGCGTAAATATCACAATCCACACGGCTAAACCAGGTATGGTAATTGGTAAAGGCGGATCTGAAGTTGAAGCACTTCGTAAAGCTCTTAACAGCCTAACTGGCAAACGTGTACACATCAACATCCTTGAAATCAAAAGAGCAGATCTTGATGCTCAGCTAGTTGCTGAAAACATCGCTCGTCAACTTGAAAATCGTATTTCATTCCGTCGTGCACAAAAACAAACAATCCAACGCACAATGCGTGCTGGAGCACAAGGAATCAAAACAATGGTTTCTGGTCGTCTTGGCGGTGCAGATATTGCTCGTTCTGAATATTACAGTGAAGGTACTGTTCCGTTGCACACACTTCGTGCTGACATCGACTATGCTACTGCTGAAGCTGACACTACTTATGGTAAGCTTGGCGTAAAAGTATGGATCTATCGTGGAGAAGTCCTTCCAACTAAGAAGAATACTGCGGAAGGAGGAAAATAA
- the rplP gene encoding 50S ribosomal protein L16 yields MLLPKRVKYRREHRGKMRGRAKGGTEVHFGEYGIQALEASWITNRQIEAARIAMTRYMKRGGKVWIKIFPSKPYTAKPLEVRMGSGKGAPEGWVAVVKPGKVLFEISGVSEEVAREALRLASHKLPIKTKFVKREEIGGESNES; encoded by the coding sequence ATGTTATTGCCAAAACGCGTGAAGTATCGCAGAGAACATCGTGGAAAAATGCGTGGTCGTGCAAAAGGTGGTACTGAAGTACATTTCGGTGAGTACGGTATCCAAGCTCTAGAAGCTTCATGGATTACAAACCGTCAAATCGAAGCTGCTCGTATTGCTATGACTCGTTACATGAAACGTGGCGGTAAAGTTTGGATTAAAATTTTCCCTTCTAAGCCATACACAGCAAAACCTCTAGAGGTCCGCATGGGTTCCGGTAAAGGTGCTCCAGAAGGATGGGTAGCTGTAGTAAAACCGGGCAAAGTTTTATTTGAAATTTCTGGTGTGTCTGAAGAAGTTGCTCGTGAAGCTCTTCGTCTTGCATCTCACAAATTGCCAATTAAAACGAAGTTCGTAAAACGTGAAGAAATTGGTGGTGAATCAAATGAAAGCTAA
- the rpmC gene encoding 50S ribosomal protein L29, producing the protein MKANEIRDLTTAEIEQKVKSLKEELFNLRFQLATGQLENTARIREVRKSIARMKTVIRQREIAANK; encoded by the coding sequence ATGAAAGCTAATGAAATTCGTGACCTTACCACTGCTGAAATTGAACAAAAAGTAAAGTCTCTTAAAGAAGAACTTTTCAATCTTCGTTTCCAATTAGCGACTGGGCAGCTTGAAAACACTGCTCGCATTCGTGAAGTGCGTAAATCAATCGCACGCATGAAAACTGTGATTCGTCAAAGAGAAATCGCTGCTAATAAATAA